The following nucleotide sequence is from Nitratidesulfovibrio termitidis HI1.
GATGCGCAAGGTGGTGGTGATCATGTCCGTATGTTCATCCGAAAACATCCGATTCGTCAATCCATAATTGCATCCGTTTTCATCCGATTATGGGCGGCAATGTGGCGCGATCATCCCCCCGTGGTCCTGTCGCCTTCAACACTCCCCATCACATTGACGCCACCCCGCCGAGTTTCTATGAGTGGCGGGTGCGTACTCCCAGCAGCAAACCGGCATTCCGGCCAGCCATGAACGGCCCCGGCCCTGCGACCAGCAGCATCCTGCCGGGCGTGGTCCGTGTGCTTGCCCTTGTCGTTGCGCTGTCCCTCGCCTCCACGGTCCCCCCGGCCCGTGCCGCTACCCCGCACGCCGTCCAGTCCGTGGAAGCAGCCGCTGCCCAACGCGCCCTCATCATCGGCGGCGACAGAAACTATCCGCCCTACGAATATCTGGACGACAAGGGCCAGCCCACCGGCTTCAACGTGGACCTTTCACGCGCGGTGGGAGAGGCCATGGGCGTGCCCGTGCGGTTCGTGCTCATGGACTGGTCGCGCCTGCACACCGCCCTTGCCGACGGCACGGTGGATGCCCTGCAACGCACCCCGTATTCCAACCTGTGGCTGCGCGAGGCGGAACTGACCCCGCCGCACACCACCATCAACCACGCCATCTTCGCCCGCAAGGGCACGCCCGCCGTCTCGTCGCTGGAAGAACTGGCCGGAAGGAAGGTCATCGTGCACCCCGGCGGCAGCATCAACGACATCCTCGACGGCATGGGCTACGAGAAGGACCTGATCTTTTCCAAGACTCCCGTGGGCGGGCTGCGCCGCCTTGCCGGGGGCGAGGCCGACTACGCAGTGGTGGCCATGCTGCCCGGCATGTTCACGCTGGAGCATGACGGCATCGACAACGTGCGCGTGGTGGCCAAGAGCGTCACCAGCCAGCCCTACGGTTTTGCCGTGCGCCACGGCGACGAGGCCACCTTGGCCCTGCTGGGCGAAGGGCTGGCGCTGGTCAAGCAGTCCGGCCGCTACCAGGAACTGCGCCGCAAGTGGTTTGGCGTCATGGACACGGAGGGCATCTCCGCCCGGGTGGTGGCGCGCTACGCCGCCGTGGTGCTGGGACCGCTGCTGCTTCTGTTGTGCGCGGCGGCGCTGTGGACGCGTTCGCTCAAGCGGCAGGTGGACCAGCGCACCCGCTCGCTCTCCGACGCCCTTTCGCAACTGCGCGAGAATCAGCAGCAACTGGTGCAGGCCGACAAGATGGCCGCCCTGGGGGTGCTGGTTTCCGGCGTGGCGCACGAGATCAACAACCCCAACGGGCTGATCCTGGTCAACGTGCCCATCCTCAAGAAGCTGAACGCAGAGGCCATGCGTGTGCTGGACGAGGTGTACAGCGAAAAGGGCGACTTTGCGCTGGGCGGCAGCAGCTATTCGCGCATCCGCGACAAGTTGCCCCGCATCGTCGAGGTGGTGGAGGAA
It contains:
- a CDS encoding transporter substrate-binding domain-containing protein — encoded protein: MNGPGPATSSILPGVVRVLALVVALSLASTVPPARAATPHAVQSVEAAAAQRALIIGGDRNYPPYEYLDDKGQPTGFNVDLSRAVGEAMGVPVRFVLMDWSRLHTALADGTVDALQRTPYSNLWLREAELTPPHTTINHAIFARKGTPAVSSLEELAGRKVIVHPGGSINDILDGMGYEKDLIFSKTPVGGLRRLAGGEADYAVVAMLPGMFTLEHDGIDNVRVVAKSVTSQPYGFAVRHGDEATLALLGEGLALVKQSGRYQELRRKWFGVMDTEGISARVVARYAAVVLGPLLLLLCAAALWTRSLKRQVDQRTRSLSDALSQLRENQQQLVQADKMAALGVLVSGVAHEINNPNGLILVNVPILKKLNAEAMRVLDEVYSEKGDFALGGSSYSRIRDKLPRIVEVVEESAQRIRRIVDDLRDFSRVAPASDHQPFDLGEVAQKAIRLVGSSINKATSRFDTDFAPDLPPVWGNPSRMEQVVVNVLLNACQALPAPEDGGVGEGGGLRDPRDQRDPHVPHVPHDGRDRRDRGITVTTAAGPDGRSVVLTVADEGVGIAPQDIPRLTDPFFTTKRASGGTGLGLSVSAGIVQEHGGSLDFTSEPGRGTTVRLVLPVAGGAS